A segment of the Cyanobacteria bacterium GSL.Bin1 genome:
CCCCGCATCTAAGAGATCGCTACAAAACGTCCGACGAAAATCGTGAGGAGAAAATTCCGCCACTCCCGCCTGCTTCGCCCGTTTCCGCAGAATCTTCAGCACCGCATCTGAGCTCAGGTAGCGAATTTCAATCCGTCCTCCTTTATAAACCGCACACAATAATGCGCCCTGAGATCGTCCTCGCACCTCCAACCAATCCTCCAAATACTGACCGGCTTCTTGGGAGAGATAGACCAATCGACTCTTCTTTCCTTTCCCCTGTCGGATCTTTAATGACCCCTCTTGCGGAGAATAATCCCGCCATTGTAGCTTGACCAATTCCCCCCGCCGCAGCCCACTACAGCGAAGGATGGCTATCAAGGCGAGATCGCGCTTGGCAATGACCGTTCCCTCTTGTTCGCAGACATCCATAATCTGATTAATCTCTGCCGAAGACAGCGCCCGTCCCTTCAACTCTCGGGGATCTTGAATCGAAGGTAAGTCCACCGCCTTGGCATAATCATCGGCACTCATCAGTCCTAACCGCTGTGCCTCTTTTAACACCCGTCGCAGCGCACACAACATTTTCGCTGCCGTGGCTGGGGCATGACGTTGTAAGAGCGCGGTTCGTACCGCTGCCGTATGTTGATAGCGTAACTGCGACCAATCAAGGGTGAGGTAGTTACACTCCCCATTGGTGAGGAGTGCCGCGATCGCGTCGAGAGACTCCCGCATGGTCCGTAAAGACCCTTCTCCCAAACTCGCCAGATACACCGCCGCCGGATGAAGGGTTAACGGCAACGGTTTTGGCAACTGGAGACCCGGAAAATCAACGGAATGAGTGCGAGGAGACATCGGCGTACTAAGTGCGAAGTTAAAAATTATTGTCTCACAGGAAATTGCGCCAATCACTCATTGAAGATCCTTGTTGCTATGGAGTTTCTCGACTATGCAACAATAATAAACAGCCCTATCCTGTAATGTAACTCAGGCGGGAGCGCGCTCATCGGAGTCTAGATAATGCCAATTACCCTTGACCTTCCTGACGAATTAGTTCAACATTTCAACCGCGACGATTTAAGTCGTGACATCTTAAAAGTCTTGGTGGTACAGGCTTACCAAGCCGAAAAGAGCAGAAACCCTTGCTCAGTTACAGCAAACGAATTTTCGCATCTCTCGTCGGCTGATCCAGACTTTATTGGATCGGGAATAGCCAAATGAACAAGCCAGTCTCCCTTGACGGTTTGAGAGAAAGAGAGAAAAATTAGTCTTGCGAAGTAGCATTCTCGCGACTAATTTTTAGAGCAAGGCGGAAGCTTTTTGTTAGATATTTAGGGGTAAGCAGGTAAACAAAATTAATTACATATAGCACCTCTTATCGTTTTACTTTCACAGCCAGATGTGTAAGGCGCGGTCGAATTTTCGATTCGGTGAGCTTCGCTCAATCGCGCTAATCCAGACTCTCACAAGCAACACCATTACCATCTCCATCAAGACGATGCGGATCGCCAGAGAACGCCTCTAAAACCTGTTGCGCTTCTTGTTGGTTTGAAAAATTAGAACAATTACAATCCGTATCGACACAAGCTGGAAGGTTCGATGAATTAGAGTTAGAAGTGTTAGAAGGGGTTTGAGTAGTTGCTGATACTGCTGACGAACTTAACAAAAGACAGATATTTTTCGGCTGTAGAGATGAGCGAGAAAGCGCGATCGCGCTCTGGCTTAACTGCGCGATCGCGAAGCCTCGATCCGATCTACATTGATGGTATTAAACCAGTTGCATCAGTTCTGGGAGTAGTGAATCATTATGAGTCTACATCCTCAGTCCATCCAACCCATACCGCCTCTGACCCAAGAAGTCGCTCATCAAGCCTTTCCCGAAGGCAATTCCTACATGACCTTGAGAGATGAACTCGGAACATTTTATAATGACGAGGATTTTGCCGAACTCTATGCCACAGAAGGTCAACCCGCTCTGCGTCCCTGGCGGTTAGTGCTGGTCTGTGTCATGCAGTACATGTCCAACTTATCCGACCGAGGAGCGATAGCGGCGGTCGCGGCTCGCATTGATTGGAAATACGCTCTCGGATTAGAATTGAGTGATCCAGGTTTTGATGCTTCAGTATTAAGCTTATTTCGTTCTCGACTCTTGAAGGGAGGAAAAGAAAAGCTGGTTTTAGATAAACTTCTAGAACGTTGTCAACAGCTCAATCTAATCAAAGCCCGAGGTCAAGCTCGAACTGACTCGACCCATATTTTAGCGTCAATTCGGAATCTGAACCGACTTGAATATGTAGGAGAAACCCTCAGAGCCGCTTTAAATGCTTTAGCTGTTGTGGCTCCAGATTGGTTATCTTCAATCATCGAAGACGATTGGTTTGAGCGCTACAGTAAACCCGTCGAAGATTCTCGACTGCCAAAAGGGACAGAGGCTCGTAATCTCATGGCTGAAACGATTGGACGTGATGGCCTAAGAATTCTCGAAGAGATCTATGACCATCCAGCTACCCCCCAATGGTTACGGGAGATTCCC
Coding sequences within it:
- a CDS encoding tyrosine-type recombinase/integrase, whose product is MSPRTHSVDFPGLQLPKPLPLTLHPAAVYLASLGEGSLRTMRESLDAIAALLTNGECNYLTLDWSQLRYQHTAAVRTALLQRHAPATAAKMLCALRRVLKEAQRLGLMSADDYAKAVDLPSIQDPRELKGRALSSAEINQIMDVCEQEGTVIAKRDLALIAILRCSGLRRGELVKLQWRDYSPQEGSLKIRQGKGKKSRLVYLSQEAGQYLEDWLEVRGRSQGALLCAVYKGGRIEIRYLSSDAVLKILRKRAKQAGVAEFSPHDFRRTFCSDLLDAGVDIVTVQKLAGHASPLTTSKYDRRGEAVKREAVQKLHLRQQK